One window of Amaranthus tricolor cultivar Red isolate AtriRed21 chromosome 11, ASM2621246v1, whole genome shotgun sequence genomic DNA carries:
- the LOC130827118 gene encoding trans-cinnamate 4-monooxygenase produces MDLIFLQKALYAILFAIIVAITISKLKGRKFKLPPGPLPVPIFGNWLQVGDDLNHRNLTDLAKKFGDIFLLRMGQRNLVVVSSPELAKDVLHTQGVEFGSRTRNVVFDIFTGKGQDMVFTVYGEHWRKMRRIMTVPFFTNKVVQQYRFGWEAEAAAVVEDVKKNPVAATDGIVLRKRLQLMMYNNMYRIMFDRRFESEDDPLFNKLKALNGERSRLAQSFEYNYGDFIPILRPFLSGYLKLCKQIKDTRLQLFKDYFVDERKKLGSTKAASSNEVKCAIDHILEAEDKGEINEDNVLYIVENINVAAIETTLWSIEWGIAELVNHPEIQTKVREEMDRVLGKGHQITEPDTTKLPYLQAVIKETLRLRMAIPLLVPHMNLHDAKLAGYDIPAESKILVNAWWLANNPAHWKDPHKFRPERFLEEESKVEANGNDFRYLPFGVGRRSCPGIILALPILGITIGRLVQNFELLPPPGQAKLDTTEKGGQFSLHILKHSTIVLKPRN; encoded by the exons ATGGATCTCATCTTCCTCCAAAAAGCCTTATACGCAATCTTATTCGCCATTATAGTAGCAATCACAATCTCCAAACTCAAGGGTCGCAAATTCAAACTCCCACCCGGCCCGTTACCCGTACCCATATTCGGTAACTGGTTACAAGTGGGTGATGATTTAAACCACCGCAACTTAACCGATCTCGCCAAAAAATTCGGCGATATTTTCCTCTTAAGAATGGGTCAAAGAAATCTGGTTGTCGTCTCATCCCCTGAACTCGCTAAAGATGTTCTCCACACTCAAGGTGTCGAATTCGGATCTCGGACCCGAAACGTCGTATTCGATATCTTCACCGGAAAAGGTCAAGATATGGTGTTCACCGTATACGGCGAGCACTGGCGTAAAATGCGACGGATCATGACGGTTCCATTTTTCACGAACAAAGTTGTGCAACAATACAGATTTGGTTGGGAAGCGGAAGCGGCGGCTGTTGTAGAGGATGTGAAGAAGAATCCGGTTGCTGCAACAGATGGGATTGTATTGAGAAAACGATTGCAGTTGATGatgtataataatatgtataggATTATGTTTGATCGGAGATTTGAGAGTGAAGATGATCCTCTGTTTAATAAGCTTAAGGCGTTGAATGGTGAAAGGAGTAGATTGGCTCAGAGTTTTGAGTATAATTATGGTGATTTTATCCCTATTTTAAGACCATTTCTTAGTGGTTATTTGAAATTGTGCAAGCAAATTAAGGATACAAGGTTGCAGCTCTTCAAGgattattttgttgatgaacgaaa GAAGTTAGGGAGTACAAAGGCAGCAAGCAGCAATGAAGTAAAATGTGCCATTGATCATATCTTGGAGGCTGAAGATAAGGGagaaattaatgaagataatgTCCTTTACATTGTTGAGAATATTAACGTCGCTG CAATTGAGACAACACTATGGTCAATCGAGTGGGGAATAGCAGAATTAGTGAATCACCCAGAAATTCAAACAAAGGTAAGAGAAGAAATGGACAGAGTTTTAGGAAAAGGACACCAAATTACAGAACCAGACACAACTAAATTGCCCTACCTACAAGCAGTCATCAAGGAAACTCTAAGACTACGAATGGCTATTCCTCTCCTAGTTCCTCACATGAACTTACATGATGCTAAACTCGCGGGCTACGATATTCCAGCAGAGAGCAAGATCCTAGTTAACGCGTGGTGGTTAGCTAACAATCCCGCTCACTGGAAGGACCCTCACAAGTTTAGGCCAGAGCGATTCTTAGAGGAGGAATCTAAGGTCGAAGCCAATGGAAACGACTTTCGATATCTTCCTTTTGGTGTAGGCCGAAGGAGTTGCCCTGGCATCATCCTTGCCCTTCCTATACTCGGGATTACTATTGGTCGATTGGTTCAAAATTTCGAGCTCTTGCCACCTCCAGGACAGGCTAAGCTTGACACTACTGAGAAAGGTGGACAATTCAGCTTGCATATTCTCAAGCACTCTACCATTGTACTCAAGCCTAGGAACTAA